In Hemicordylus capensis ecotype Gifberg chromosome 3, rHemCap1.1.pri, whole genome shotgun sequence, one DNA window encodes the following:
- the TMPRSS3 gene encoding transmembrane protease serine 3 — MASLEEVQEADSRPSSVEIVEITDDELPGAAELCLFFKKLFCIQQAKVDPSENENEEIPTPQCHPLIPIRLLPLILALLLTVIIAVAIGLGVHFNCIGRFRCRSSFQCIDQTARCDGVFNCKDGEDEYRCVRLSGKKAVLQVFAFGNWRTVCSDDWKDNYGRITCKYLGFSSFVSSDGFPVAATEYEFQKYFVTANHWLSADQLTSPQNATYLREECTSGNVIVLKCLACGTRTRYSPRIVGGNASVSQQWPWQASLQFQGYHLCGGSVITPWWIVTAAHCVYDLFLPRAWSVQVGFLTLEDNLVNPYLVDKIIYHKNYKPKTMGNDIALIKLANPLALNGQIEPVCLPNFGEHFPEGKMCWISGWGATEEGGDTSDTMNYAGVPLISNKVCNNREVYGGIVASSMLCAGYLKGGVDSCQGDSGGPLVCEDMNTWKLVGTTSFGVGCAEENKPGVYSRTTSFLDWIHEQMEREEWMREG; from the exons GTCCAAGAAGCAGATTCCCGTCCTAGCTCTGTTGAAATTGTTGAAATTACAGATGATGAACTACCAGGTGCTGCTGAACTATGCCTTTTCTTCAAAAAGCTTTTCTGCATACAGCAAGCAAAAGTAGATCCCAGCGAAAATGAAAATG AAGAGATCCCGACACCTCAGTGCCATCCTTTAATTCCTATACGGCTGCTTCCACTTATCCTTGCCTTATTACTCACTGTAATCATAGCAGTTGCCATTGGCCTGGGTG TTCACTTCAACTGTATTGGGAGGTTTCGGTGCAGGTCATCCTTTCAATGTATTGATCAAACAGCAAGGTGTGATGGTGTCTTCAACTGTAAAGATGGCGAGGATGAGTATAGATGTG TCAGGCTAAGTGGCAAGAAGGCGGTGTTGCAGGTGTTTGCTTTTGGAAACTGGAGGACTGTGTGTTCAGATGACTGGAAAGACAACTACGGGAGAATTACATGTAAATACTTAGGTTTCTCAAG TTTTGTGAGCTCGGATGGCTTCCCGGTGGCTGCCACTGAATATGAGTTTCAGAAGTATTTTGTCACTGCAAATCACTGGTTATCAGCTGATCAGCTGACATCACCACAAAACGCAACCTACTTGCG AGAAGAGTGTACTTCAGGCAATGTGATTGTGTTAAAATGTTTGG CGTGTGGCACTAGGACCAGATATTCCCCACGAATAGTTGGTGGAAATGCATCCGTGTCCCAGCAATGGCCATGGCAGGCCAGTCTTCAGTTTCAAGGATATCATTTGTGTGGTGGGTCAGTCATTACCCCCTGGTGGATTGTCACAGCAGCTCACTGTGTTTATGA TTTGTTCTTGCCTAGAGCATGGAGTGTGCAAGTGGGTTTTCTAACACTGGAAGATAACCTTGTTAATCCATACTTAGTGGACAAAATTATATACCATAAAAATTATAAACCTAAAACAATGGGGAATGATATAGCGCTGATTAAGCTGGCCAATCCACTTGCACTCAATG GTCAAATAGAGCCAGTTTGTCTTCCTAATTTTGGAGAACATTTTCCAGAAGGGAAAATGTGTTGGATATCAGGATGGGGAGCTACAGAAGAAGGAG GTGACACTTCAGACACCATGAATTATGCTGGTGTCCCTTTGATTTCTAACAAGGTGTGCAACAACAGAGAAGTCTATGGAGGAATTGTAGCTTCTtcaatgctctgtgcaggttattTAAAGGGAGGTGTAGACAGCTGCCAG gGAGATAGTGGAGGACCATTGGTATGTGAAGATATGAATACTTGGAAGCTAGTGGGAACTACCAGCTTTGGGGTGGGCTGTGCAGAAGAAAATAAACCAGGTGTCTACAGTCGCACCACCTCATTTCTGGATTGGATACATGAACAAATGGAG AGAGAAGAATGGATGAGAGAAGGTTAG